The Pyrus communis chromosome 2, drPyrComm1.1, whole genome shotgun sequence genome includes a window with the following:
- the LOC137726706 gene encoding homeobox protein HAT3.1 — protein MADTAQLDIPPECDSSHATKCQEEGTSGQMHEIGSERQCSEPTKQNIGCAIVQNELREICNAGEQSQSLSENVTENSHLEQLGLPSEDVSKSSQSGAENVFAKQGYQSISGYKQDESLQTTAAVFPCTMKDKLQSFSGNVSENSLIDQMEMPCEDLGVNSPTHKSSCSGQLPLEQKNDCGFGTSSSDLAEEKHPSASDHVQNDQLQAIIQVPICGSNEHLQSSSENVNRTSLNKQAGLPPEDLSKTCQTDKVSCCNQTTLQEINEFGCGSVHGEPETQKDQLDSVPVHNNEVTTTEVAPSSIVFEQSRPCIEAMTQDSPTGHLELPLEDASKSPPIDKEMEPLPADVTQNSSLEKTEKPSKNAPKDKQNPKSRKKKYVSKSSVGSDRVLRSKTGEKTKNPKLSNDVSTLESSNSVANPSKVEGKRRKKRKKRQRNKVIDDEFSRVRKHLRYLLNRISYEKSLIDAYSGEGWKGSSLEKLKPEKELQRATSEILRRKLKIRDLFQRLDSLCSEGMFPESLFDSEGQIDSEDIFCAKCGSKDVSLQNDIILCDGACDRGFHQFCLEPSLLSEDIPPDDEGWLCPGCDCKVDCFDLLNDSQGTDLSVADSWEKVFPEVAAAASGHNQEHTHGLPSDDSDDNDYDPDGPETDDEVQGEESSSDDESKYASASDGLETPKNNDKQYLGLPSDDSEDDDYNPDAPEVTNELKKESSSSDFTSDSEDLGASLDDNNMSAEDVESPKSMSLDESGPLRGSGKQSSRHGQKKQPLNDELLSLLESGPGQGGAAPVSGKRHIERLNYKKLHDETYGNVRTDSSDDEEWNDTAGPRKRKKVTTQAPTMSPNRDSSNVKNVMITNNIKHDLDENENTPKRTPRGNKNTPKRAHRKSKVEDTSNLSNKSQKGSTQSAPTSEKGGSSRSTYRKLGEAATQRLSKSFKENHYPDRSMKESLARELGIMAKQVSKWFENARHCWKVSVDKSAAGNGTPLPQTNGKQLEQGDTLIGDSDRSGAQNKELPRTDDRKRKAITPNNRKRKHKSDDPDPENKTPETNRKGTGVMTRQRKSIA, from the exons ATGGCCGATACTGCACAACTGGATATTCCTCCAGAATGTGATAGCAGTCATGCAACAAAATGCCAAGAAGAAGGTACGTCAGGACAGATGCATGAAATTGGTTCTGAAAGACAATGTAGTGaaccaaccaaacaaaacatTGGGTGCGCCATTGTCCAGAATGAGCTACGGGAAATCTGCAATGCTGGTGAACAATCACAGTCATTATCTGAAAATGTGACTGAGAATTCTCATCTTGAACAATTGGGACTGCCTTCTGAAGACGTGAGCAAGAGTAGTCAAAGTGGAGCTGAAAATGTTTTTGCAAAACAGGGATATCAATCCATTTCTGGATATAAACAAGATGAATCGTTACAAACCACAGCTGCAGTGTTTCCCTGTACTATGAAGGACAAACTGCAATCATTTTCTGGAAACGTGAGCGAGAATTCTCTTATTGATCAAATGGAAATGCCTTGTGAAGATCTGGGAGTGAATAGTCCAACCCATAAAAGTTCATGCTCTGGACAATTGCCATTGGAACAGAAAAATGATTGTGGTTTTGGAACTTCATCTAGTGACCTAGCTGAAGAAAAGCATCCTTCTGCCTCAGATCATGTACAAAATGATCAGTTACAAGCAATTATTCAAGTACCCATCTGTGGTAGCAATGAACACTTGCAGTCATCTAGTGAAAATGTGAACAGGACTTCTCTTAACAAACAAGCAGGACTGCCTCCTGAAGATCTGTCAAAGACTTGTCAGACTGACAAAGTTTCATGCTGTAACCAGACTACATTACAGGAGATCAATGAATTTGGGTGTGGAAGTGTACACGGTGAACCAGAAACACAAAAAGATCAGCTTGACTCTGTACCTGTTCATAATAATGAAGTTACAACTACTGAAGTAGCACCCAGCTCTATTGTTTTTGAACAATCAAGGCCTTGTATTGAAGCTATGACCCAGGATTCTCCTACTGGACATTTGGAACTACCCCTTGAAGATGCAAGCAAGAGTCCTCCTATTGATAAAGAAATGGAACCACTTCCAGCAGATGTGACCCAAAATTCTAGTCTTGAAAAGACGGAAAAGCCATCTAAGAATGCACCGAAGGATAAGCAAAATCCAaaatcaagaaagaagaaataTGTGTCAAAATCTTCCGTTGGCAGTGACAGAGTTCTGCGCTCAAAGACAGGGGAGAAGACTAAAAATCCTAAATTAAGTAATGATGTTTCAACTCTTGAATCAAGTAATAGTGTTGCAAATCCAAGTAAGGTTGAAggcaaaagaaggaagaagagaaagaagagacaACGGAATAAAGTCATAGATGATGAATTTTCAAGAGTCAGGAAACATCTGAGATACTTGCTGAACCGGATAAGCTATGAGAAATCTCTGATTGATGCTTACTCCGGTGAAGGTTGGAAAGGATCCAG CCTAGAAAAACTGAAGCCAGAGAAGGAGCTTCAAAGAGCGACTTCTGAAATACTTCGACGCAAGTTGAAGATAAGAGATCTATTTCAACGTCTCGATTCGCTATGTTCTGAAGGAATGTTTCCAGAATCTTTATTTGATTCCGAAGGACAGATTGACAGTGAGGAT ATATTCTGTGCAAAATGTGGATCCAAGGACGTTTCTCTTCAGAATGATATTATACTCTGTGATGGTGCTTGTGACCGTGGGTTCCACCAGTTCTGTTTAGAACCATCACTATTAAGTGAAGACA TTCCACCCGACGACGAGGGTTGGCTATGCCCTGGATGTGACTGCAAAGTTGATTGCTTTGATTTGCTTAATGACTCTCAAGGAACAGATCTTTCTGTTGCCGACAGCTGGGAG AAGGTATTTCCTGAAGTGGCTGCTGCAGCATCAGGACATAATCAGGAGCACACCCATGGACTTCCATCAGATGATTCTGATGATAATGATTATGACCCTGATGGTCCAGAAACAGATGATGAAGTTCAGGGAGAAGAATCAAGTTCTGATGATGAATCTAAATATGCATCTGCATCTGATGGACTAGAGACTCCAAAAAATAATGACAAGCAGTACTTAGGACTTCCTTCTGACGATTCAGAGGATGATGACTATAATCCTGATGCTCCGGAAGTCACTAACGAACTTAagaaggaaagttcaagttctGATTTTACATCTGACTCTGAGGATCTTGGAGCTTCTCTTGATGACAATAATATGTCTGCCGAAGATGTTGAAAGTCCCAAGTCAATGTCATTGGACGAAAGTGGGCCTCTTAGAGGCTCCGGCAAACAAAGTTCTAGACATGGGCAAAAGAAACAACCTTTAAACGATGAGTTATTATCTTTATTAGAGTCAGGTCCTGGCCAAGGTGGTGCAGCTCCTGTTTCTGGGAAGAGGCACATAGAAAGGTTGAACTACAAAAAGCTGCATGAT GAGACATATGGAAATGTTCGTACTGATTCAAGTGATGATGAAGAGTGGAATGATACTGCTGGACCGAGGAAAAGGAAGAAAGTTACTACACAAGCTCCTACGATGTCACCAAATAGAGACTCGTCAAACGTTAAGAATGTAATGATCACcaacaatataaaacatgatCTAGATGAGAATGAGAATACTCCTAAAAGAACTCCTCGCGGAAATAAAAATACTCCTAAGAGAGCTCATCGAAAGTCAAAGGTTGAAGATACAAGTAATTTGTCGAACAAATCACAAAAAGGCTCTACTCAGTCCGCTCCTACTAGTGAGAAAGGTGGATCGTCACGATCAACATATAGAAAACTCGGGGAAGCTGCAACTCAG CGACTATCCAAATCGTTCAAGGAAAACCACTATCCAGACCGATCTATGAAGGAAAGTCTAGCCCGAGAACTAGGAATAATGGCTAAGCAG GTAAGCAAATGGTTTGAAAACGCTCGCCATTGTTGGAAAGTGAGTGTGGATAAGAGTGCTGCAGGAAATGGCACTCCCTTGCCTCAAACAAATGGAAAGCAACTTGAACAAGGTGATACACTTATTGGAGATTCTGATCGGAGTGGAGCTCAAAACAAGGAATTACCCAGGACAGATGATCGTAAACGAAAGGCTATAACTC